A region of Peromyscus maniculatus bairdii isolate BWxNUB_F1_BW_parent chromosome 7, HU_Pman_BW_mat_3.1, whole genome shotgun sequence DNA encodes the following proteins:
- the Ccr9 gene encoding C-C chemokine receptor type 9 — MTPTELTSRIPGMFDDYSYDSTASTDDYMNFNFSSSFFCKKNNVRQFASHFLPPLYWLVFIVGTLGNSLVILVYWYCTRVKTMTDMFLLNLAIADLLFLATLPFWAIAAAGQWTFQTFLCKVVNSMYKMNFYSCVLLIMCISVDRYIAIVQAMKAQIWRQKRLLYSKMVCISIWVMAAVLCTPEILYSQISGESGIAICTMVYPKDKNAKLKSAVLILKVTLGFFLPFMVMAFCYTIIIHTLVQAKKSSKHKALKVTITVLTVFIMSQFPYNSILVVQAVDAYTMFISNCTISTNIDICFQVTQTIAFFHSCLNPVLYVFVGERFRRDLMKTLKNLGCISQAQWVSFTRREGSLKLSSMLLETTSGALSL; from the coding sequence AGCCGTATTCCTGGTATGTTTGATGACTACAGCTATGACTCCACTGCTTCCACAGATGACTACATGAATTTCAACTTCAGTAGTAGCTTCTTCTGTAAGAAAAACAATGTCAGGCAGTTTGCGAGCCATTTCCTTCCACCTCTGTACTGGCTTGTGTTCATTGTGGGTACCCTGGGcaatagcctggttatccttgtCTACTGGTATTGCACAAGAGTGAAGACCATGACTGACATGTTCCTTTTGAATTTGGCAATTGCTGATCTGCTCTTTCTTGCTACTCTTCCCTTTTGGGCTATTGCTGCTGCTGGCCAGTGGACATTCCAGACCTTCCTGTGCAAGGTTGTGAACAGCATGTACAAGATGAACTTCTACAGCTGTGTGCTACTCATCATGTGTATCAGTGTGGACAGATACATTGCCATTGTACAGGCCATGAAGGCTCAGATCTGGAGGCAGAAAAGGCTGCTGTATAGCAAGATGGTCTGTATTAGTATCTGGGTGATGGCAGCTGTGCTCTGCACCCCAGAAATCCTGTACAGCCAAATCAGTGGGGAATCTGGCATTGCCATCTGTACCATGGTCTACCCTAAGGATAAGAATGCCAAGCTGAAATCAGCTGTCTTGATCTTGAAGGTCACCTTGGGGTTTTTCCTTCCCTTTATGGTCATGgccttctgctacactatcatcATTCATACCCTGGTACAGGCCAAGAAGTCATCCAAGCACAAAGCCCTAAAGGTGACCATCACTGTCCTCACTGTCTTCATTATGTCTCAGTTCCCCTACAACTCCATTCTTGTAGTGCAGGCTGTTGATGCCTACACCATGTTTATCTCCAATTGCACTATTTCCACCAATATTGACATCTGCTTCCAGGTCACTCAGACCATTGCATTCTTCCACAGTTGCCTGAACCCAGTTCTCTATGTTTTTGTGGGTGAGAGATTCCGCCGGGATCTCATGAAGACCCTGAAGAACTTGGGATGCATTAGCCAGGCCCAGTGGGTTTCATTCACAAGAAGAGAGGGTAGTTTGAAGCTTTCTTCCATGCTACTGGAGACAACTTCGGGGGCTCTTTCCCTCTGA